The proteins below come from a single Pandoraea apista genomic window:
- a CDS encoding NmrA family NAD(P)-binding protein yields MYTVMGITGRVGGVIGHDLLTAGLPLRAVVQDAVKSSRWATLGGEIAVAENGDVDALTNAFRNSEAVFVMLPPNADPEPDFSHARHLIDAIRQALASTRPKRVVCLSSIGADCESPSLLTALHMFETAMVSLALPVTFLRPAWLMENFAWDIAPARERGELPSYLQPVDRAIPMVSTSDVGHFAARAMQENFTDERIWEIEGPDRYSPDDIAAALARALVRDVRAEAVPRAGWDPLFRAQGMRNPLPRIQMLDGFNNDGFRFRDGGQHTLRGNVTLTEAIAALVRES; encoded by the coding sequence ATGTACACCGTAATGGGCATCACGGGGCGAGTTGGCGGCGTTATCGGGCACGATCTGCTCACGGCGGGCCTGCCGCTACGGGCCGTTGTTCAGGACGCCGTCAAATCCAGCCGATGGGCGACACTCGGCGGTGAAATCGCCGTCGCCGAAAATGGCGACGTCGATGCGCTTACGAATGCCTTTCGCAATAGCGAAGCCGTGTTCGTGATGTTGCCGCCCAACGCCGACCCCGAGCCGGACTTCTCGCACGCGCGGCATCTGATCGACGCGATTCGGCAAGCGCTGGCGAGCACGCGTCCGAAGCGCGTGGTGTGCCTCTCAAGCATCGGTGCAGATTGCGAATCCCCCAGCCTGCTCACAGCCCTGCATATGTTCGAGACGGCGATGGTGTCGCTCGCGTTGCCGGTCACGTTCCTGCGTCCGGCCTGGCTGATGGAGAACTTCGCCTGGGACATTGCTCCCGCGCGTGAGCGCGGCGAACTGCCGAGCTATCTGCAACCGGTGGATCGTGCGATTCCGATGGTCTCGACCAGCGATGTCGGTCACTTCGCGGCCCGGGCCATGCAAGAGAATTTCACCGACGAGCGCATCTGGGAAATCGAAGGGCCGGATCGCTACTCGCCCGACGACATTGCTGCGGCCCTCGCGCGTGCGTTGGTGCGCGATGTGCGCGCCGAGGCGGTGCCGCGCGCCGGCTGGGACCCATTGTTCCGGGCGCAAGGCATGCGCAATCCGCTGCCACGCATTCAAATGCTGGACGGCTTCAACAACGACGGCTTCCGGTTCCGCGATGGCGGCCAACACACCCTGCGCGGCAACGTCACGCTCACTGAGGCGATTGCTGCATTAGTGCGCGAAAGCTGA
- a CDS encoding AraC family transcriptional regulator, protein MPDTRPDAHLVKLADSPFAKYQPNDRPDGPPVWAFGGHDNERSLFRIGTRELDWHSHVRGQLFCIHSGLVQVYTPFGAWMLPPYRAGWIPPGVTHRVSLTGVVSGWIVLVAPSAATGLPSTPCVVGVSELLAALVKRAVSWALRDVLTEDELRLAQVLVDEIGRAPAEPLGLPMPTDARVVRVARAVLDDLGGHASLEMLAQRAGVSSRTARRLFVAETGMGFTQWRQQARLVNALERLANGEPVGTIADSLGYSTPSNFIAMFRRAFGESPGRYFRQVGPLANLHGEDKGGLA, encoded by the coding sequence ATGCCTGATACCCGACCTGATGCTCATCTGGTGAAGCTGGCCGATTCACCGTTTGCCAAATATCAGCCGAACGACCGGCCTGACGGCCCGCCGGTGTGGGCGTTTGGCGGACACGACAACGAACGTAGTCTGTTCCGGATCGGCACGCGCGAGTTGGACTGGCATTCGCACGTGCGCGGCCAGTTGTTCTGCATTCACTCGGGACTGGTGCAGGTCTACACGCCGTTTGGCGCATGGATGTTGCCGCCTTACCGTGCCGGGTGGATTCCGCCGGGGGTCACGCACCGCGTGTCGCTCACGGGCGTGGTCAGCGGATGGATCGTGCTCGTGGCGCCGTCTGCGGCAACAGGGCTGCCGTCGACCCCTTGCGTCGTGGGGGTTTCCGAGTTGCTGGCGGCGCTGGTCAAGCGGGCCGTGTCGTGGGCGTTGCGCGATGTTTTGACGGAAGACGAACTGCGTCTCGCGCAAGTGCTGGTCGACGAGATCGGACGCGCGCCGGCGGAGCCGCTCGGCCTGCCGATGCCGACCGATGCGCGTGTGGTGCGTGTGGCTCGTGCCGTGCTCGACGATCTGGGCGGACATGCATCGCTGGAGATGCTGGCGCAACGCGCGGGTGTTTCATCGCGCACGGCCAGAAGGCTTTTCGTCGCCGAAACGGGAATGGGGTTCACACAGTGGCGTCAGCAAGCGAGACTGGTGAATGCTCTCGAGCGGTTAGCCAACGGCGAGCCCGTCGGCACGATTGCCGATTCGCTCGGCTACTCCACGCCGAGCAACTTCATCGCGATGTTCCGACGTGCGTTCGGCGAGTCGCCGGGACGTTATTTCCGGCAGGTCGGGCCACTCGCGAATCTGCACGGCGAAGACAAGGGCGGGCTGGCATAA
- a CDS encoding IclR family transcriptional regulator, translated as MPDATGTTTEMVRSTERVAQILGAVAIGQDQGRRLSEIADELGLAPATVHRLLSTLVAQGLVEKPVGGHRYYIGQDVFLLALSRRNRFPVKSIASPHLDTLRAMFGETVFLTTRNALDSVCVDRRTGENPSRILYVDIGNRRPLGVSIGGIPLMHTLSRSELDALLRRNARRLAAFGATMTDIRERVQSCRQRGFGMLDAMLQNTAYRGISVPIVTSANETIGALGLGAIASRMTESNVKRFSRTMQEHAAEIASDYENRIGAEAGQTLTP; from the coding sequence ATGCCCGACGCAACGGGCACGACGACCGAGATGGTGCGCAGTACCGAGCGGGTCGCGCAGATTCTCGGGGCGGTCGCCATCGGGCAGGATCAGGGCAGGCGCCTGAGCGAGATTGCCGACGAGTTAGGACTCGCGCCGGCGACCGTCCACCGCCTGCTGAGCACGCTGGTCGCGCAAGGACTGGTGGAGAAGCCGGTTGGCGGGCACCGCTATTACATCGGGCAGGATGTATTCCTGCTGGCGCTGTCGCGCCGCAATCGCTTTCCGGTCAAGTCGATTGCATCGCCCCATCTCGACACATTGCGGGCAATGTTCGGAGAGACGGTCTTCCTGACAACACGCAATGCGCTCGACTCAGTGTGCGTTGACCGACGCACCGGAGAGAATCCGTCGCGCATCCTGTATGTCGACATCGGCAACCGGCGACCGCTCGGCGTTAGCATTGGCGGCATTCCGCTGATGCACACCCTGTCGCGCAGCGAACTCGACGCGCTGCTCAGACGCAATGCCCGGCGGCTGGCCGCCTTCGGTGCCACCATGACGGATATCCGAGAACGGGTGCAAAGCTGCCGCCAGCGCGGCTTCGGCATGCTCGACGCGATGTTGCAGAACACCGCCTATCGCGGTATCAGCGTGCCGATCGTAACGAGTGCCAACGAGACGATCGGCGCGCTGGGGCTCGGCGCGATCGCGTCGCGTATGACGGAGAGCAACGTCAAACGCTTCTCACGCACGATGCAGGAGCACGCGGCCGAGATCGCATCCGACTATGAAAATCGCATCGGGGCCGAGGCTGGCCAGACGCTGACGCCCTAA
- a CDS encoding FAD-dependent oxidoreductase, producing MSALHVNIIGAGLGGLCLAQGLRRAGIPFDVYERDDAPDARFQGYRLRIDADGLDALTQCLPGAQVERVRQRAAVARTGGRFVTPQLEDANVVLPPSWHDAHTDTGLAVHRGDAPTPAPAPARRTPAPEGIPGDISLHRQTLREILLDGILDRVHFGKSFSRTTSTDDGRRIAHFDDGSSSAPGLIVAADGSHSRVREYVLPGMAPRDTGNVCCYGLTPLSTALLVLMDKHGEATVMEGSTVVFADGFAVVIEAMLFRRQPDDDASSTPIAPDRMPLSPVSDYLYWAFIGPSKTLLGTSHANTERSGPVPLARIEALTNAWHPHLRSLFSNAVPDTIRTMPVRSTTSPLPWQVDGVTGLGDAVHTMSPAGGLGANTALRDAAQLADHLRAVAQGRRALPQAIAAYERDMCERAREAVRLADAGAALLNARRNPPHVTAQSNVDAIHL from the coding sequence ATGTCTGCCTTACATGTCAACATCATCGGCGCGGGTCTGGGTGGCCTGTGCCTCGCCCAAGGGCTCCGCCGCGCGGGAATTCCATTCGACGTCTACGAACGAGACGATGCCCCCGACGCCCGTTTCCAGGGCTATCGCCTTCGCATCGACGCCGATGGCCTCGACGCCCTCACCCAATGCCTGCCCGGCGCCCAGGTCGAACGGGTACGCCAGCGCGCCGCCGTTGCACGCACCGGTGGCCGCTTCGTGACCCCGCAGCTCGAAGACGCCAACGTTGTCCTGCCGCCGAGCTGGCACGATGCGCACACCGATACCGGCCTCGCCGTGCATCGCGGCGACGCCCCGACACCCGCCCCGGCGCCGGCTCGCCGAACGCCCGCCCCCGAGGGCATTCCCGGCGACATCAGCCTGCACCGCCAGACGCTTCGGGAGATTCTGCTCGACGGCATTCTCGATCGGGTGCATTTCGGCAAATCCTTCTCGCGCACAACGTCCACCGACGATGGCCGTCGAATCGCTCACTTCGACGACGGGTCCAGTAGCGCGCCGGGGCTCATTGTGGCGGCCGATGGCAGCCATTCCCGCGTGCGCGAATACGTGCTGCCGGGCATGGCGCCACGCGACACCGGCAATGTCTGCTGCTACGGCCTGACGCCGCTGTCCACCGCCTTGCTGGTACTCATGGACAAACACGGCGAAGCCACGGTAATGGAAGGCAGCACGGTGGTATTCGCCGACGGTTTCGCCGTCGTGATCGAAGCGATGCTGTTTCGCCGGCAGCCCGACGACGACGCCTCGTCTACCCCAATCGCCCCTGACCGGATGCCCCTGTCGCCGGTATCCGATTACCTCTACTGGGCGTTCATCGGCCCATCGAAAACGCTGCTGGGCACCTCGCATGCGAACACCGAACGTTCCGGCCCTGTCCCGCTCGCACGCATCGAGGCGCTTACCAATGCGTGGCATCCGCACCTGCGCTCACTGTTTTCAAACGCGGTTCCCGACACCATCCGCACAATGCCGGTGCGTAGCACGACAAGCCCTCTGCCGTGGCAAGTCGACGGTGTCACCGGCCTGGGCGACGCCGTGCACACCATGAGTCCCGCAGGCGGCCTCGGCGCGAACACGGCTTTGCGCGACGCTGCGCAGCTGGCCGACCATTTGCGCGCGGTAGCGCAAGGGCGCCGCGCATTGCCGCAAGCCATCGCAGCGTACGAACGCGACATGTGCGAGCGCGCCCGCGAGGCGGTACGTCTGGCCGACGCCGGGGCCGCGCTGCTCAACGCGCGCCGCAACCCGCCGCACGTCACCGCGCAATCGAACGTGGACGCCATCCATTTGTAA